CAATTCGGTGAAAAAACGAAAGAAGAGCTAGAAGAGTTGAGTCTAACTGTTGCTATTGCTGGTCGTATTATGGCTAAGCGTGGTCCATTTTTAGTGATTCAAGAAACCTCTGGCCGCATTCAAGCTTACGCTGCGAAACCGGTTCAAAATGAATTAAAAGAAAAATATCAGGGCTTAGATATCGGAGATATCGTTGGCGTAAAAGGTGTTCTACATAAATCAGGTAAAGGTGATCTTTACGTGAATATGGAAGAGTATGTATTGCTGACAAAAGCATTACGTCCATTGCCTGAAAAATTCCACGGTTTAACCGACCAAGAGATGCGTTACCGTCAGCGTTACGTTGACCTTATTGTGAACGAAGACTCTCGTACCGCTTTCATTATCCGTTCTAAGCTGGTCACTGCAATTCGTAATTTCATGATTTATAAGCAGTTCATGGAAGTAGAAACACCAATGATGCATGTTATCCCTGGTGGTGCAGTTGCACGTCCATTTATCACCCATCACAATGCGTTAGATATCGATATGTATCTCCGCATTGCACCTGAGCTGTATTTGAAGCGTTTAGTCGTAGGTGGTTTTGATCGCGTATTTGAAATTAACCGTAGTTTCCGTAATGAAGGGCTTTCTCCACGACATAACCCAGAATTTACTATGATGGAATTCTACATGGCGTACGCAGATTACAATGACCTTATGGATCTGACCGAAGAGATGCTGCGTACGGTGTCTTTAGAGGTACTTGGTGCGACTTCAATGCCTTACGGGGAAGAATTGGTAGAGTTTGGCGGCACATATCCTCGAATGAGTATGTTAGAAGCGATTAAACAGTACAGCCCAGAACGCGCTGACATACAGTCGATGACCTATGATCACGTACAAGATCGTGATTTTATGGTGAATATTGCTAAGTCTTTACATATCAATGTTGAACCATTCTGGACATGTGGACAACTGCTTGAAGAGATCTTTGGTGAAACGGCTGAACCACAACTGATGCAGCCAACGTTCATCACAGAGTATCCAGCAGATATCTCGCCACTTGCTCGTCGTAATGATGATAATACCTTTATTACCGATCGTTTTGAGTTCTTTATTGGTGGTCGTGAAGTGGCTAACGGCTTCTCTGAGCTTAATGATGCAGAAGATCAAGATGCTCGGTTTAAAGCACAGCTAGACGCAAAAGATGCTGGTGATGATGAAGCGATGTACTACGACGCAGACTATATCACGGCTCTAGAACACGGTTTACCGCCAACAGCTGGTCAAGGTATTGGAATCGACCGTTTAGTGATGCTGTTTACTAACACGCATACTATTCGCGACGTTATCTTATTCCCAGCAATGAGACCGCAAGCGTAATCACTGCAGTGAATTGAAGATAAGACCACCGCCAATGCGGTGGTCTTATCTTTTGTACCGATGTTAATGCCGAGTTATCGAGAATACAATTCATGGAATATCAATTTGTTAAAGGTTTAACTGGTGAGTACCGCATTAAGTGCAGTATGGGTCACGAAGTAATTGGTCGTTGGTTAGAACAAGAAATATATACCGATAAAGTCCGTATTGCGTCACTACTGGTGGCAATAGAGCAGATAAAATCAGAAGATTCCCAAGAGTATTCGCTGCTCGGTAAAGAAATCAGCATTGTAATTCGACGAGACGAAGTGACCGTCCAAGAAAACGCATTAGCGCATGAAGATGATACGTTGCATGACAGCGAATTCGATTTTTATGACTGTGAGAGCGATGCCGGTTGTGGTTTCGAAGACTTTGAGCAACTCATCCAGTCTTGGTGTGATTTCATCAAGTATAACGCTAAGTAAGCATCCTCAGTTCAGGCCAAATCACGTTTCGTTAAAGGGTATCATGAGCAGCTATCTCCATTTCATTCGCCAGCAATGGCCGTTATTGTCATTTGGTTTTTTGACCGTGTTCATTGGAAATGTCGGACAATCTTTCTTTTTAAGTTGGTTTGGCGCAGACATCCAGAACGACTTAGCCTTGTCGGCGACTGATTACGGAATGATATATGCTATCGCAACGCTTTGTAGCAGCATGACTATTATGTTTGTTGGCGGGTTAGTCGATAAGTGGAATGTTCGTCGTTTTGTTACGCTTGTCGCCGTCATATTAGTGATAGCTTGTGTCGTTATGTCTTACGTTATTTCTCCCATCATGCTGTTCTTTGCTTTTTATATGTTGAGATTAACGGGGCAAGGGTTACTTCCTCATACCGCACAGACCACTATGATTCGTTCATATTCTCATCAAAGAGGAAAAGCGATTAGCTTAGCGTCTAGTGGTGTCGCATTAGGTGAAGTGATTTTACCTATCATTGTTGTGCTATTAATCAGCTGGCTAGGTTGGCGTTCAAGCTGGCTAGTTTTTGCAATGATAGTGGCTTTTGCTTACTTACCGCTTGCTCACATTCTGTTGGCTAAATCGCCTCACATTAAACCTAATGTTAAAAAAACCAATGTTCAGGGACAAGCGGATAATAAAAGCGGTCGGCGACACGTGTTATCAGATTGGCGATTTTGGGCGATTTTACCCGCTGTTATGGCTGCGCCTTTTGTCGTGACTGGCGTGTTTATACAGCAAAATTTTCTGTTAACTCAAAAAGAGTGGGCACCCAGCTTATTGGCAAACAGTTTTATTGCTTACGGTATCATGCATTGGTTAAGCTCGATGGTGACCGGAAGTTTGGTAGACAAGTACAGTGCGAAGCATTTACTTCCTTTCATGATCATCCCTTTGTTTTTTGGATTATGTGTACTTTCCGTATTCAACCAAAGCTGGTCAGCCGTTGTATTTATGACGTTATTTGGTATGGGAATTGGGGTGTCGGGTCCAGTGATAAACGCACTGTGGGCTGAAGTTTATGGAACCGAAAACATCGGTGCAATCCGTTCTATGATGACCTCACTGATGATTTTTGCTACCGCCGCCGCGCCGTGGATTTTCGGTTTCTTCATCGAACTTGGATGGAGTGAGCGCACACTATTTGGTGCACTTTCAATGGTTATTTTCTGTATTGGAATGATGGTACTGCCTGCTTACCGAGCGTATCTAAAGCGATAACGTTATCCATACTTGCAAGGTTATCGCTTACTAGGATCTAACTATGAGAGCCAGTTAGGCCAACGGTAGGTAGATCTTTGTGATTAATTCGTTTTCATTCACTTCATGAACAAAGTTCATATATTGGAAAAAACAAGGGAAATCTCTTAGATCTTGGCCACTTTTTGGCAACCATTGTTGGTATAAATAATAGACTGTGTCGCTTATGGAATCATGGCTACCATGATGAATTGCCAAAGCACATCGACCCGATGGAATGATACCCGCCTTTACGCCAAACTCATTTTCTGGGACAGCACCTTCATGGCTTCCACAGATCTCAAATCGAAAACTTTCTTCTACGGTATCATTTGGGTCACCGTAGGGAACACCAAAGGTTTCATTGTTCTTAATAGGGGATAGACCAGTAGATTTTCTCCATGCGATAAACTTACTCGCCGTATCATAAACCTTTTGAGGATTACCTTTGTGTTCTATAAGGGCAACAGGTCTTTCGTCAAAATCGATAACGTTAACGTCCATTATTTTATCTCCGTTAATAGGTGGATTAAATTCATATTTTGAGTGCCAAAATGGCCACTCCGGACGACGTCTAAATTGAGAAGGCGATTGCTCAAATATCCTTGAAAATGCACGAGAAAATGCTTCTGGGCTATCGAAATGAGCTTCATAGGCGATATTTGTAATACTTTGTTCTGGTTCAAACACTAACCGAAACGAAGCACGTTTCATTCTACTAAGCTGAACAAATTGGATAACGCTTAATCCCATATATGATTTAAAAATACGATGAAAATGAAATTTTGAGCATGCCGCAACGCGGCTTAGCATTTCAAGTGACATATCGTCATCTAAGTTACTACTTATATAGTCGCAAACTCTTTTTATCTGTTTTTTATGGCATTCAGAAATATTCATTTTTTCTCTATGTACTTTTATCGTCTCATTGACCTAAATGTGTAATAAACATTAATGCATTCAGGTTAATTTAGAAGTCACGCAAATGATACTGTTAGATAACCCCAGATACCTGATTGAGATTGCGGTATTCCTTTTAATTTTCCTCGGCCAATCCCCCTGTATTCATACCCCGATTCAGTGTTGAAACTATAACCTGCACAAATTTGGGGCTTGCTTTATTCCTGCCTTAATTTAGTGAGTCTTGCGCACCAATACGGTGCGAAAATTAGAGCTTGCTTTGTTTTTAAACACTAAAGATTAACAAAAACAATGAGATATAAAACTGGCACAGCTCTTGATTGTTATTTCACTGTTAAAGGAATATATGCTCAGAGAGGATGCAATGAAACTAATTAACGCCATTATAAAACCATTCAAATTAGACGACGTTCGTGAAGCTTTATCGGATGTTGGTATTGAAGGTATGACGGTCTCCGAAGTTAAAGGCTTTGGTCGTCAAAAAGGACACACAGAACTTTACCGTGGTGCCGAGTATCAAGTGGACTTTCTACCGAAAGTAAAACTGGAAATCGCCACTCAAGCTGAAAACGTAGATCGCGTAATTGAAGCGGTAAGCAAAGCTGCACACACAGGAAAAATTGGAGACGGTAAGATTTTCGTTTATGACTTAAGCCAAGTTGTACGTATTCGTACTGGTGAAATGGATAGTGAAGCACTTTAAGGGATTGGAGAATATATAATGGAACTATTAACTACAGTAACTGAACTTCGTTACGCACTGGACACTTTTTTCTTCTTAATTTCAGGTGCGTTGGTCATGTGGATGGCAGCCGGTTTTGCCATGCTAGAAGCGGGTCTTGTTCGTTCAAAGAACACCACTGAAATTTTAACTAAGAACTTCGTACTTTATGCTATCGCTTGTACCATGTTCTTGTTGATTGGCTACAACATTATGTATGTAGATAATACTGAAGGTGGCATCATTCCTTCGATTGGTGCACTCATCGGTTCACAAGCTGAAGGCGCAGATCACTCTCTAGAATCAGATTTCTTCTTCCAAGTTGTCTTCGTGGCGACATCAATGTCAGTGGTTTCTGGTGCGGTTGCTGAACGTATGAAACTATGGGCATTCTTAATCTTCTCTGTTGTTCTTACCGGGGTTATCTATCCTGTTGAAGGATACTGGACTTGGGGTGGTGGTTTCCTTGCTGCTGCTGGTTTTAGTGATTTTGCTGGTTCAGGTATTGTACACATGGCTGGTGCCGCTGCTGCGTTAGCGGGTGTATTGCTACTCGGTGCTCGTAAAGGGAAATATGGTAAGAACGGTGAAGTTCACCCAATTCCTGGTTCAAATATGCCACTTGCGACACTCGGTACATTTATCCTTTGGTTCGGTTGGTTCGGCTTTAACGGTGGTTCTCAGTTAATGCTTTCTGACTTCGAAAACGCGACGGCGGTAGGTCAAATATTCCTAAACACGAATGCTGCCGCAGCCGCAGGTGCTATCGCCGCTCTACTGGTGTGTAAAACAACATGGGGTAAAGCAGACCTAACGATGATTTTGAATGGTGCATTAGCCGGTCTTGTCGCTATTACCGCTGACCCACTATCACCATCACCTGTTGCCGCGATTATCATCGGTGTAGTGGCAGGCGCGCTCGTTGTATTCTCTATTATCGCGTTTGATAAAATCAAGATTGATGATCCCGTTGGTGCTATCTCTGTACACGGTGTATGTGGTCTATTTGGTTTATTGGTTGTTCCTGTAAGCAATGCGGATGCAACATTTGGAGCCCAGCTTCTCGGTGCGGCAGTTATCTTTGCTTGGGTATTCGGAGCAAGTCTAGTGGTTTGGGCTGTACTGAAAGCGACAACGGGTATCCGAGTGACGGAAGACGAAGAGATGGAAGGCATGGACATGCACGACTGTGGCGTTGGTGCTTACCCAGAGTTTGTTTCTCTAAAGTAATCGTCATTAGGCTTTAGTTATAAGTAATAACAATTCGTAATATTAAACCCGCCCTTGTGGCGGGTTTTTCTTTTGTTTATTGATATTTATCATTGCAGAAACTATTTTTTTAAATATAATAGCGAACGATAACTATTATCATTTGCATCTATGTTTAAGGAATTACAATGAAAAAAGTGCTATCTCTTTCTGCCCTAGCTTTGATTTCTATTAGCTCACCTACTTTTGCTGCCGAAGAGGTAAATGTTTATTCTTATCGTCAACCGTTCTTGGTTGAACCAATGTTTAACGAATTTACTAAAGAAACAGGCATCAAAGTTAACGTTAAATTTGCTAAGAAAGGTTTGGCAGAGAAGCTACAACAGGAAGGTGAGTATAGCCCTGCAGATGTAATTTTAACGACGGACATTAGCCGCTTAGCGGAATTAGTTGAAAAAGATGTCGTTCAGCCAGTGCAAAATGATGTGATTGAACAAAACGTTCCAACACAATACAGAGACAGCAAAGATGAGTGGTTCGCTCTAACGCTACGCAGCCGTAATGTCTATTCTTCTCGCGATCGTGTGGGTAAGTTGGGTGCGGAATTTGATTATGCAGATTTAGCGAATCCAGAATATAAAGGTAAAATTTGTACACGTTCTGGTAAGCATGCTTACAACGTTTCCCTTGTTTCTGCGATGATAGCGCATAAGGGTGAAGCTGAAACCAAAACTTGGTTAGAAGGTGTCAAAGCGAATCTAGCACGTAAACCTCAAGGTAACGATCGTGGTCAAGTAAAAGCGATCAAAGAAGGTTTATGTGATGTTTCATTAGGAAATAGCTATTACCTAGGTAAAATGGTTAACGATAAAGAGCAAAAAGCATGGGCTGATGCAGTTTATATTAACTACCCGAATCAAAATACCACCGGTACTCATGTCAATGTAAGCGGCATGGCAATGGCTAAGTATTCTCCAAACAAAGAGAATGCGGTAAAACTGATGGAATTCCTAACTGGCGATATTGCTCAAAAAATGTATGCTGAAGTGAACTTCGAATACCCAGTTAAAGAAGGTGTGAAGCGATCTGAACTTGTCGCATCTTGGGGTGATTTTAAAGCAGATGATCTTGCATTAGAAGAGATAGCCGCCAATCATAGTAAAGCGGTAAAATTATTGGACGAAGTGAAGTTTGACCTTTAATAAGGGTGAACTAACCCGTAACTCCAACGAAAGTGTAATGTAGTTAGGTTAAGGCTATCTAACTCTGTGTCCCTACAAAAGCAACGTCATCCTACGAAAGCGGGGATCTAATTTCATCAAGATTCCCGTCTCCACGGGAATGACGGTTTTTTTTGTTCTAACCGAACAGCACTGCATGAAAGTGGGGATATGACTTTACAAAGACTCTCGTTTACACGGAAGTGACGACATATTAAATCGAGTGCATTTATTTTATATGCTGTTATATAAATGAAAGAAAAAAATCGTATTTGGAAAGCCAGTAGTGGGAGTTTGTCTCTGCTACTGGTTTTGCCGATCTTAGCTATCTTCTATTTGTCGCTTGGTGACTCAGGTGATCTTTTTGCACATCTAATTTCTACGGTAATGCCTACCTATATCTACAACACTGTCGTTCTTGTATTGGGTGTGCTTGTTTTAGCGCTGTTATTTGGCGTGCCAAGTGCATGGTTAATGGCGATGTGCCGATTACCGGGTGAAAGAATATTGCAGTGGGCACTCGTACTGCCGTTGGCTATGCCAGGCTACGTTGTTGGGTATATTTTTACGGACTGGTTTGATTATGCGGGTCCAATACAGATATTCATTCGGGCGTTTTTTGGCTGGCAGGCTGGAGACTACTGGTTCCCTGATCTACGCTCGCTAGGTGGTGCGATGGCCATTTTAGCTTTGGTTTTTTATCCCTATGTTTATTTGATGGCCAGAGCCGCCTTTATGGAGCAGAGTGCCAGTTTACTGCAATCGGCAAGGCTACTTCGGTGCTCGCCATTCGAAAGCTTTAGACGATTGTCTCTTCCTCTCGCACGTCCTTCCATTGCCGTGGGTTTGTCTTTGGTGGCAATGGAAACGATTGGCGATTTTGGCACGGTTAGCTATTTTTCAGTTAATACTTTAACCACGGCCGTTTACGATACGTGGCTTGGTTATTCAAATCTCAATGCAGCGGCAAAAATATCTGCGATTATGTTGCTCGTGGTTATCCTATTATTGAGCACCGAACGTTATAGCCGGAGAAAGCAAAAGCTGTTTCAGGCAAACTTTACTAGCCACGAAGAGTTGCGTTATACACTCCATGGGTGGAAGAAATGGTTAGCACTAACATGGTGTTGGGGGCTGGTTTCCGTCGCGTTTATCTTGCCATTGGGCCAGCTACTTATCTACGCGTATAAATATTTTTCGCAAAGCTGG
This portion of the Vibrio sp. VB16 genome encodes:
- a CDS encoding AraC family transcriptional regulator — its product is MNISECHKKQIKRVCDYISSNLDDDMSLEMLSRVAACSKFHFHRIFKSYMGLSVIQFVQLSRMKRASFRLVFEPEQSITNIAYEAHFDSPEAFSRAFSRIFEQSPSQFRRRPEWPFWHSKYEFNPPINGDKIMDVNVIDFDERPVALIEHKGNPQKVYDTASKFIAWRKSTGLSPIKNNETFGVPYGDPNDTVEESFRFEICGSHEGAVPENEFGVKAGIIPSGRCALAIHHGSHDSISDTVYYLYQQWLPKSGQDLRDFPCFFQYMNFVHEVNENELITKIYLPLA
- a CDS encoding ammonium transporter, whose product is MELLTTVTELRYALDTFFFLISGALVMWMAAGFAMLEAGLVRSKNTTEILTKNFVLYAIACTMFLLIGYNIMYVDNTEGGIIPSIGALIGSQAEGADHSLESDFFFQVVFVATSMSVVSGAVAERMKLWAFLIFSVVLTGVIYPVEGYWTWGGGFLAAAGFSDFAGSGIVHMAGAAAALAGVLLLGARKGKYGKNGEVHPIPGSNMPLATLGTFILWFGWFGFNGGSQLMLSDFENATAVGQIFLNTNAAAAAGAIAALLVCKTTWGKADLTMILNGALAGLVAITADPLSPSPVAAIIIGVVAGALVVFSIIAFDKIKIDDPVGAISVHGVCGLFGLLVVPVSNADATFGAQLLGAAVIFAWVFGASLVVWAVLKATTGIRVTEDEEMEGMDMHDCGVGAYPEFVSLK
- the glnK gene encoding P-II family nitrogen regulator, with the translated sequence MKLINAIIKPFKLDDVREALSDVGIEGMTVSEVKGFGRQKGHTELYRGAEYQVDFLPKVKLEIATQAENVDRVIEAVSKAAHTGKIGDGKIFVYDLSQVVRIRTGEMDSEAL
- a CDS encoding YacL family protein, with product MEYQFVKGLTGEYRIKCSMGHEVIGRWLEQEIYTDKVRIASLLVAIEQIKSEDSQEYSLLGKEISIVIRRDEVTVQENALAHEDDTLHDSEFDFYDCESDAGCGFEDFEQLIQSWCDFIKYNAK
- a CDS encoding Fe(3+) ABC transporter substrate-binding protein, whose translation is MKKVLSLSALALISISSPTFAAEEVNVYSYRQPFLVEPMFNEFTKETGIKVNVKFAKKGLAEKLQQEGEYSPADVILTTDISRLAELVEKDVVQPVQNDVIEQNVPTQYRDSKDEWFALTLRSRNVYSSRDRVGKLGAEFDYADLANPEYKGKICTRSGKHAYNVSLVSAMIAHKGEAETKTWLEGVKANLARKPQGNDRGQVKAIKEGLCDVSLGNSYYLGKMVNDKEQKAWADAVYINYPNQNTTGTHVNVSGMAMAKYSPNKENAVKLMEFLTGDIAQKMYAEVNFEYPVKEGVKRSELVASWGDFKADDLALEEIAANHSKAVKLLDEVKFDL
- a CDS encoding MFS transporter; the encoded protein is MSSYLHFIRQQWPLLSFGFLTVFIGNVGQSFFLSWFGADIQNDLALSATDYGMIYAIATLCSSMTIMFVGGLVDKWNVRRFVTLVAVILVIACVVMSYVISPIMLFFAFYMLRLTGQGLLPHTAQTTMIRSYSHQRGKAISLASSGVALGEVILPIIVVLLISWLGWRSSWLVFAMIVAFAYLPLAHILLAKSPHIKPNVKKTNVQGQADNKSGRRHVLSDWRFWAILPAVMAAPFVVTGVFIQQNFLLTQKEWAPSLLANSFIAYGIMHWLSSMVTGSLVDKYSAKHLLPFMIIPLFFGLCVLSVFNQSWSAVVFMTLFGMGIGVSGPVINALWAEVYGTENIGAIRSMMTSLMIFATAAAPWIFGFFIELGWSERTLFGALSMVIFCIGMMVLPAYRAYLKR
- the lysS gene encoding lysine--tRNA ligase, which gives rise to MTEQVQQPNVEENKLIAERRAKLDNIRTNCKANGHPNDFRRDSLAGDIQAQFGEKTKEELEELSLTVAIAGRIMAKRGPFLVIQETSGRIQAYAAKPVQNELKEKYQGLDIGDIVGVKGVLHKSGKGDLYVNMEEYVLLTKALRPLPEKFHGLTDQEMRYRQRYVDLIVNEDSRTAFIIRSKLVTAIRNFMIYKQFMEVETPMMHVIPGGAVARPFITHHNALDIDMYLRIAPELYLKRLVVGGFDRVFEINRSFRNEGLSPRHNPEFTMMEFYMAYADYNDLMDLTEEMLRTVSLEVLGATSMPYGEELVEFGGTYPRMSMLEAIKQYSPERADIQSMTYDHVQDRDFMVNIAKSLHINVEPFWTCGQLLEEIFGETAEPQLMQPTFITEYPADISPLARRNDDNTFITDRFEFFIGGREVANGFSELNDAEDQDARFKAQLDAKDAGDDEAMYYDADYITALEHGLPPTAGQGIGIDRLVMLFTNTHTIRDVILFPAMRPQA
- a CDS encoding ABC transporter permease, which produces MKEKNRIWKASSGSLSLLLVLPILAIFYLSLGDSGDLFAHLISTVMPTYIYNTVVLVLGVLVLALLFGVPSAWLMAMCRLPGERILQWALVLPLAMPGYVVGYIFTDWFDYAGPIQIFIRAFFGWQAGDYWFPDLRSLGGAMAILALVFYPYVYLMARAAFMEQSASLLQSARLLRCSPFESFRRLSLPLARPSIAVGLSLVAMETIGDFGTVSYFSVNTLTTAVYDTWLGYSNLNAAAKISAIMLLVVILLLSTERYSRRKQKLFQANFTSHEELRYTLHGWKKWLALTWCWGLVSVAFILPLGQLLIYAYKYFSQSWTEEFRQYAVNSLQVSIIAALIAILVALVVNFSHRLNGNRLSVTFMRLASLGYAVPGTVLAIGVMAPVLTMDHWINDIAKQMEWGRPGLVLSGSMFAMIFAMVVRFSAVAIGSVESSLNKISPSMDMASRTMGCNQNQMLKRVHLPLVRRGVLVAGLLVFIESMKELNAALLLRPFNFETLATYVYNFVSDEHLELGALPAVLLILVGLIPLIVINRSLEQAH